From a single Streptomyces rubradiris genomic region:
- a CDS encoding alpha-galactosidase, which produces MVDIAEDGRTWLLSGPGSGYALHLTGADELLHLHWGPPIALADAEELAKRPPPGPWPFESPLDGREEYPVEGGPRFVRPALSVRTGRRRGTEWRFVSYDVDGEDGTLRLRFDDDGVGVTLHYRMRGDVVERWVTVANGGPEPVELLRADAATWTLPDREGWRLSQLHGRWAAESRLITAPLTYGEKVIGSRRGHTGHQHLPWAALDTDATEERGEVYGCALGWSGSWRISVAQLPDARVQITGGAGHDDSGLLLLAPGESYTTPVFAGLWSDGGFGGASRAWHAYQRAHVIPDAERDRPVLFNSWEATYFDITEEQQAALARRAAEIGVELFVVDDGWFGARTSDRAGLGDWTPSPDRFPRGLKPLADHVHALGMRFGIWVEPEMVNPDSELYRARPDWVQHHPGRTRTELRNQLVLNLAREDVREYLWEHLDTLLSSAPIDYVKWDFNRCFTDAGWPGEPYPQRLWVDHVRALYALLDRLRAAHPRVAFESCSGGGGRIDLGMLGRTDQVWTSDNTDPLDRLAIQHGFTQLHPARVMAAWVTDSPNTQLNGRASSLRFRFVSAMAGVLGVGGDLTRWSPRERTEARRWVELYKEIRPLVQHGELYRLRPPTGGLSAVQYLRGEQTVVLAWLQAQHYGEPVPTVRLRGLDPSASYECRETGEVHRGAVLLHHGLRTGLKGDLDATVLRLRRI; this is translated from the coding sequence ATGGTGGACATCGCCGAAGACGGTCGCACCTGGCTGCTGTCGGGCCCCGGCAGCGGCTACGCCCTGCACCTCACCGGCGCGGACGAACTGCTCCACCTGCACTGGGGGCCGCCGATCGCGCTCGCCGACGCCGAGGAACTGGCGAAGCGCCCGCCGCCCGGCCCCTGGCCCTTCGAGTCCCCGCTCGACGGCCGCGAGGAGTACCCCGTCGAGGGCGGCCCCCGCTTCGTCCGCCCCGCCCTGTCCGTGCGCACCGGCCGGCGGCGCGGCACCGAGTGGCGCTTCGTGTCGTACGACGTGGACGGGGAGGACGGCACCCTGCGGCTGCGGTTCGACGACGACGGCGTGGGCGTCACGCTGCACTACCGGATGCGCGGTGACGTGGTCGAGCGCTGGGTGACCGTAGCCAACGGCGGCCCCGAGCCCGTGGAACTGCTGCGCGCCGACGCGGCCACCTGGACGCTGCCCGACCGCGAGGGCTGGCGGCTGTCCCAGTTGCACGGCCGGTGGGCCGCCGAGTCCCGGCTCATCACCGCCCCCCTCACCTACGGCGAGAAGGTCATCGGCAGCCGCCGCGGCCACACCGGCCACCAGCACCTGCCGTGGGCCGCCCTCGACACCGACGCCACCGAGGAGCGCGGCGAGGTCTACGGCTGCGCACTCGGCTGGTCCGGTTCCTGGCGCATCAGCGTCGCCCAACTCCCCGACGCGCGCGTGCAGATCACCGGCGGCGCCGGACACGACGACTCGGGCCTGCTGCTCCTGGCGCCCGGGGAGTCGTACACCACCCCGGTCTTCGCCGGCCTGTGGAGCGACGGCGGCTTCGGCGGCGCCAGCCGTGCCTGGCACGCCTACCAGCGGGCCCACGTCATCCCGGACGCCGAACGGGACCGGCCCGTGCTGTTCAACTCCTGGGAGGCGACGTACTTCGACATCACCGAGGAGCAGCAGGCGGCCCTCGCCCGCCGGGCCGCCGAGATCGGCGTCGAGCTGTTCGTCGTCGACGACGGCTGGTTCGGCGCCCGCACCAGCGACCGCGCCGGCCTCGGCGACTGGACGCCCAGCCCGGACCGCTTCCCGCGCGGCCTGAAGCCCCTCGCCGACCACGTACACGCGCTCGGCATGCGGTTCGGGATCTGGGTCGAGCCCGAGATGGTCAACCCGGACAGCGAGCTGTACCGCGCCCGCCCCGACTGGGTGCAGCACCACCCCGGCCGCACGCGCACGGAACTGCGCAACCAGCTCGTCCTCAACCTCGCCCGCGAGGATGTCCGGGAGTACCTCTGGGAGCACCTGGACACCCTGCTCTCCAGCGCCCCGATCGACTATGTGAAGTGGGACTTCAACCGCTGCTTCACGGACGCCGGCTGGCCCGGGGAGCCCTACCCGCAGCGCCTGTGGGTGGACCATGTACGCGCCCTGTACGCCCTGCTGGACCGGCTGCGGGCCGCCCACCCGCGGGTCGCCTTCGAGTCCTGCTCGGGCGGCGGCGGCCGGATCGACCTCGGGATGCTCGGCCGCACCGACCAGGTGTGGACCTCCGACAACACCGACCCGCTGGACCGGCTCGCCATCCAGCACGGCTTCACCCAGCTCCACCCCGCGCGCGTGATGGCGGCCTGGGTCACCGACAGCCCCAACACCCAGCTCAACGGGCGAGCCAGCTCGCTGCGCTTCCGGTTCGTCAGCGCCATGGCGGGCGTGCTCGGGGTCGGCGGCGACCTGACGCGATGGAGCCCGCGGGAACGGACCGAGGCCCGGCGGTGGGTGGAACTCTACAAAGAGATCCGGCCGCTCGTGCAGCACGGCGAGCTGTACCGGCTGCGGCCCCCGACGGGCGGCCTGAGCGCCGTCCAGTACCTCAGGGGCGAGCAGACCGTCGTCCTCGCCTGGCTCCAGGCGCAGCACTACGGGGAGCCGGTGCCGACGGTGCGGCTGCGCGGACTCGACCCGTCGGCATCCTACGAATGCCGCGAAACGGGCGAAGTGCACCGCGGTGCGGTCCTGCTGCACCACGGGCTGCGCACCGGACTCAAGGGCGACCTGGACGCGACGGTTCTCCGGCTGCGCCGCATATGA
- a CDS encoding tyrosine-protein phosphatase — MTQQVPSTEPELAGVRNFRDVGGLPTVDGRRVRHGVLFRSGHLAHATEEDAAFLASLGLHTIFDFRNAADQKLEGPDVELPGVRNVNLPLSDPADGAEFWKMVRDGDLDQLRAILSDGKGAARMTASYRTMVKHRTAEHSRVLHALADDSVPALMHCAAGKDRAGVSVAVTLLALGVEREAIVADYLESGAKHRRYKVRRSGSAETAYTPEVMELLDPLFDARAEYLQAAFASIEETWGDVDTYLTRGLQFAPEARERLRERLLD; from the coding sequence GTGACGCAGCAGGTCCCGTCGACCGAGCCGGAGCTGGCAGGAGTGCGCAATTTCCGTGACGTGGGCGGGCTGCCGACCGTCGACGGGCGGCGCGTGCGCCACGGCGTGCTGTTCCGCAGCGGGCACCTCGCGCACGCGACCGAGGAGGACGCGGCCTTCCTCGCCTCTCTGGGGCTGCACACGATCTTCGACTTCCGCAACGCGGCCGACCAGAAGCTGGAGGGCCCCGATGTCGAGCTGCCCGGCGTGCGGAACGTGAACCTGCCGCTGAGCGACCCGGCGGACGGCGCCGAGTTCTGGAAGATGGTCCGCGACGGCGACCTCGACCAGCTGCGCGCGATCCTCTCCGACGGCAAGGGGGCGGCCCGGATGACCGCCTCGTACCGGACGATGGTCAAGCACCGCACCGCCGAGCACTCCCGGGTGCTGCACGCGCTCGCCGACGACAGCGTCCCCGCGCTGATGCACTGCGCGGCCGGCAAGGACCGCGCGGGCGTGTCCGTCGCCGTCACGCTGCTCGCCCTGGGGGTGGAGCGCGAGGCGATCGTCGCCGACTATCTGGAGTCCGGCGCCAAGCACCGTCGCTACAAGGTCCGGCGCAGCGGCAGCGCGGAAACGGCGTACACGCCCGAGGTGATGGAGCTGCTGGACCCGCTCTTCGACGCCCGCGCGGAGTACCTCCAGGCCGCGTTCGCGAGCATCGAGGAGACCTGGGGCGACGTCGACACCTATCTGACGCGGGGCCTTCAGTTCGCTCCCGAGGCGCGTGAGCGGCTGCGCGAACGCCTGCTGGACTGA
- a CDS encoding SGNH/GDSL hydrolase family protein translates to MIGSYVAVGDSFTEGVGDPGPDGAFVGWADRFAVLLADRRPEGDFQYTNLAVRGKLLDQIVADQVPQAVDLAPDLVSFCAGGNDIIRPGTDPDEVAERFERAVARLTAAAGTVMVTTGFDTRGVPLLKHLRGKIATYNGHVRAIADRYGCPVLDLWSLKSVQDRRAWDSDRLHLSPEGHTRVALRAGQVLGLEVPADPEQPWPPLPPRGTLEVRRDDVHWAREFLVPWIGRRLRGESSGDHVTAKGTLSPDDIKMRIASVA, encoded by the coding sequence GTGATCGGGTCGTACGTGGCGGTGGGGGACAGCTTCACCGAGGGCGTCGGCGACCCCGGGCCCGACGGGGCGTTCGTGGGCTGGGCCGACCGGTTCGCGGTGCTGCTCGCCGACCGGCGTCCCGAGGGCGACTTCCAGTACACCAACCTCGCCGTGCGCGGGAAGCTGCTCGACCAGATCGTGGCCGACCAGGTCCCGCAGGCCGTCGACCTGGCACCCGACCTGGTCTCCTTCTGCGCCGGGGGCAACGACATCATCCGTCCGGGCACCGACCCCGACGAGGTGGCCGAGCGCTTCGAGCGGGCCGTTGCCCGGCTGACCGCGGCCGCCGGCACGGTGATGGTGACGACCGGCTTCGACACCCGTGGCGTGCCCCTGCTCAAGCACCTGCGCGGCAAGATCGCCACGTACAACGGACACGTCCGGGCCATCGCCGACCGCTACGGCTGCCCCGTGCTCGACCTGTGGTCCCTGAAGTCCGTGCAGGACCGCCGGGCCTGGGACAGCGACCGCCTGCACCTGTCGCCCGAGGGGCACACGCGCGTGGCGCTGCGGGCCGGACAGGTCCTCGGCCTGGAGGTGCCGGCCGACCCCGAGCAGCCGTGGCCGCCGCTGCCGCCCCGGGGCACCCTGGAGGTCCGCCGCGACGACGTCCACTGGGCGCGGGAGTTCCTCGTGCCCTGGATCGGGCGCCGGCTGCGCGGCGAGTCCTCCGGCGACCACGTGACCGCCAAGGGCACGCTCTCGCCGGACGACATCAAGATGCGCATCGCCTCCGTGGCCTGA
- a CDS encoding DUF742 domain-containing protein, giving the protein MAAAGDGPWLDEAAGRLVRPFTVSDGRTEPSIALDLMSQVMATGVTPLGYLGPEHAQALDLCRAPVPVAEVAAQLKLPAVVTKVLLSDLVDCGALTTKPPAYHHTPTDRSLLEAVLDGLRRQL; this is encoded by the coding sequence GTGGCCGCAGCCGGCGACGGGCCCTGGCTGGACGAGGCGGCCGGGCGGCTGGTGCGGCCGTTCACGGTCAGCGACGGCCGCACCGAACCCAGCATCGCCCTCGACCTGATGTCGCAGGTGATGGCCACCGGTGTCACTCCGCTCGGCTACCTCGGCCCCGAGCACGCGCAGGCGCTCGACCTGTGCCGCGCGCCCGTCCCCGTCGCCGAGGTCGCCGCCCAGCTGAAGCTGCCCGCGGTGGTCACCAAGGTGCTGCTGTCGGACCTGGTCGACTGCGGCGCGCTGACCACCAAGCCGCCCGCCTACCACCACACTCCCACTGACCGGTCTCTGCTGGAGGCAGTGCTCGATGGACTACGACGACAGCTCTGA
- a CDS encoding aspartate aminotransferase family protein: protein MTTEFDLGALLAERGAERYELHARHLNPQLPRMLHTIGFDKVYERAEGAHFFDADGNDYLDMLAGFGVMGLGRHHPVVRKALHDVLDLDLADLTRFDCQPLPGLLAERLLAHSPHLDRVFFGNSGTEAVETALKFARYATGKPRVLYCDHAFHGLTTGSLSVNGEDGFRDGFAPLLPDTAVPLGDLDALARELRKGDVAALIVEPIQGKGVHEAPPGYLRAAQELLHKHKALLIADEVQTGLGRTGDFYAYQHEDGVEPDLVCVAKALSGGYVPVGATLGKEWIFKKVYSSMDRVLVHSASFGSNAQAMACGLAVLSVMENEQIVAGVRRTGELLKSRLATLIDKYELLADVRGRGLMIGIEFGKPSSLKLRGRWTMLQAARKGLFAQMVVVPLLQKHRILTQVSGDHLEVIKLIPPLVIDEADVDRFVDAFTAVMDDAHSGGGLMWDFGKTLIKQAVANR from the coding sequence ATGACCACCGAGTTCGACCTCGGCGCCCTGCTCGCCGAGCGCGGAGCCGAACGCTACGAGCTGCACGCCAGGCACCTCAACCCGCAGCTGCCGCGGATGCTGCACACCATCGGCTTCGACAAGGTCTACGAGCGTGCCGAGGGAGCGCACTTCTTCGACGCGGACGGCAACGACTACCTGGACATGCTCGCCGGGTTCGGGGTGATGGGCCTGGGCCGCCACCACCCGGTCGTCCGCAAGGCGCTGCACGACGTGCTGGACCTCGACCTCGCCGACCTCACCCGCTTCGACTGCCAGCCGCTGCCCGGCCTGCTCGCCGAACGGCTCCTCGCCCACAGCCCGCACCTGGACCGGGTGTTCTTCGGCAACAGCGGCACCGAAGCGGTCGAGACGGCCCTGAAGTTCGCCCGGTACGCCACCGGCAAGCCCCGCGTCCTGTACTGCGACCACGCCTTCCACGGACTGACCACCGGCTCGCTGTCGGTCAACGGCGAGGACGGCTTCCGCGACGGGTTCGCCCCGCTGCTGCCCGACACCGCCGTCCCCCTGGGTGATCTGGACGCCCTCGCCCGGGAGTTGCGCAAGGGCGACGTCGCCGCGCTGATCGTGGAACCCATCCAGGGCAAGGGCGTCCACGAGGCACCCCCCGGCTATCTGCGGGCCGCGCAGGAACTGCTGCACAAGCACAAGGCGCTGCTCATCGCCGACGAGGTGCAGACCGGCCTCGGCCGCACCGGTGACTTCTACGCCTACCAGCACGAGGACGGCGTCGAACCGGACCTGGTGTGCGTGGCCAAGGCCCTGTCCGGCGGCTATGTGCCGGTGGGCGCCACCCTCGGCAAGGAGTGGATCTTCAAGAAGGTCTACTCGTCCATGGACCGCGTGCTGGTGCACTCGGCGAGCTTCGGCTCCAACGCCCAGGCGATGGCGTGCGGCCTCGCCGTGCTGTCGGTCATGGAGAACGAGCAGATCGTCGCCGGCGTGCGCCGCACGGGCGAGCTGCTGAAGTCCCGGCTGGCCACGCTGATCGACAAGTACGAGCTGCTCGCCGACGTACGCGGCCGGGGCCTGATGATCGGCATCGAGTTCGGCAAGCCGTCCTCGCTGAAGCTGCGCGGTCGCTGGACCATGCTCCAGGCGGCCCGCAAGGGCCTGTTCGCCCAGATGGTCGTCGTACCGCTGCTGCAGAAGCACCGGATCCTCACCCAGGTCTCCGGCGACCACCTGGAGGTGATCAAGCTCATTCCGCCGCTGGTCATCGACGAGGCCGACGTGGACCGGTTCGTGGACGCCTTCACCGCGGTGATGGACGACGCGCACAGCGGCGGCGGCCTGATGTGGGACTTCGGCAAGACCCTGATCAAGCAGGCCGTGGCCAACCGCTGA
- a CDS encoding helix-turn-helix domain-containing protein: MNASDAAPPATADGGLPAVAPQLRALRRRAGLTLEAAARSAGLSPAHLSRLETGHRQPSLPMLLALARIYGTTVSELLGETVADRDAIVRAADMEPTRAGGWTYLQAGAPGRGMQALRVRVPYGSQGDIVRVHPGEEWLYVLQGRLRLRLGDTAHLLGPGDSAHFDSLTPHRLAADDHDGVELLFVHTLLQSPTATLCLGSPTGELP, translated from the coding sequence ATGAACGCCTCGGACGCCGCGCCGCCGGCGACTGCGGACGGCGGCCTGCCCGCCGTCGCACCCCAGCTGCGCGCTCTGCGCCGGCGCGCCGGCCTCACCCTGGAAGCCGCGGCCCGCTCCGCCGGTCTCTCCCCGGCCCATCTCTCCCGCCTGGAGACCGGACACCGGCAGCCGTCGCTGCCGATGCTCCTCGCGCTCGCCCGTATCTACGGTACGACCGTCTCCGAACTGCTCGGCGAGACGGTCGCCGACCGGGACGCCATCGTGCGCGCCGCCGACATGGAACCGACCCGGGCGGGCGGCTGGACGTACCTCCAGGCCGGGGCGCCCGGCCGCGGCATGCAGGCCCTGCGGGTGCGGGTGCCCTACGGCTCGCAGGGCGACATCGTGCGCGTCCACCCCGGCGAGGAGTGGCTCTACGTCCTCCAGGGACGGCTGCGGCTGCGGCTCGGGGACACCGCGCACCTGCTCGGCCCCGGAGACAGCGCGCACTTCGACTCGCTCACCCCGCACCGACTCGCCGCCGACGACCACGACGGCGTGGAGCTGCTGTTCGTCCACACCCTGCTGCAGAGCCCCACGGCCACGCTGTGCCTGGGGTCGCCGACCGGAGAGCTGCCATGA
- a CDS encoding MBL fold metallo-hydrolase — MTGLRSPGSGPRALRPAAFGAEPGGARLARIRRSPHFEDGVFQNPGGPARTRPSASPLDLAKVFLDKDTRPLRSPRGTVPVHPTTFADLAEPPATALRLTWMGHSSVLAEIDGHRVLFDPVWGERCSPFPFAGPKRLHPVPLPLAALGPVDVVVISHDHYDHLDLPTVKALAGTDTLFAVPLGVGAHLEHWGVAPDRLRELDWHESTRIGGLTLTATPARHFCGRGLRNTQHTLWASWVVAGEEHRIYHSGDTGYFDGFREIGAAHGPFDATMIQIGAYSEFWTDIHMTPEEGLRAHLDLQGGAPHGVLLPIHWGTFNLAPHPWAEPGEWTKEVAEEAGQAVALPRPGEPFEPAGKLPAEAWWRHVSGDVRRTWRSAGALVAEPPVRG; from the coding sequence GTGACCGGTCTGCGTTCTCCGGGCTCCGGGCCGCGCGCCCTGCGGCCCGCCGCGTTCGGAGCGGAACCGGGCGGCGCCCGCCTGGCCCGCATCCGCCGCTCGCCGCACTTCGAGGACGGTGTCTTCCAGAACCCCGGCGGCCCCGCCCGTACCCGGCCGAGCGCCTCGCCACTGGACCTCGCCAAGGTGTTCCTGGACAAGGACACCCGGCCGCTGCGCTCACCCCGGGGCACCGTCCCGGTACACCCCACCACCTTCGCCGACCTGGCCGAGCCGCCCGCCACCGCACTGCGGCTGACCTGGATGGGCCACTCCAGCGTGCTCGCCGAGATCGACGGCCACCGCGTGCTGTTCGACCCCGTCTGGGGCGAGCGCTGCTCCCCGTTCCCCTTCGCCGGCCCCAAGCGGCTGCACCCGGTTCCGCTGCCGCTGGCCGCGCTCGGCCCGGTCGACGTCGTCGTCATCTCGCACGATCACTACGACCACCTGGACCTGCCCACCGTCAAGGCGCTGGCCGGCACGGACACCCTGTTCGCCGTGCCGCTCGGCGTCGGCGCCCACCTGGAGCACTGGGGCGTCGCCCCGGACCGGCTGCGCGAACTGGACTGGCACGAGTCCACCCGGATCGGCGGACTCACCCTCACCGCCACCCCGGCCCGCCACTTCTGCGGCCGGGGCCTGCGCAACACCCAGCACACCCTCTGGGCGTCCTGGGTCGTCGCAGGCGAGGAGCACCGGATCTACCACAGCGGTGACACCGGCTACTTCGACGGCTTCCGGGAGATCGGCGCCGCGCACGGCCCGTTCGACGCCACGATGATCCAGATCGGTGCGTACAGCGAGTTCTGGACCGATATCCACATGACCCCGGAGGAGGGCCTGCGCGCCCACCTCGACCTCCAGGGCGGGGCACCGCACGGCGTGCTGCTGCCCATCCACTGGGGCACCTTCAACCTCGCTCCGCACCCCTGGGCGGAGCCGGGGGAGTGGACCAAGGAGGTCGCCGAGGAGGCCGGGCAGGCGGTGGCCCTGCCCCGTCCCGGCGAGCCCTTCGAACCCGCCGGCAAGCTGCCGGCGGAGGCCTGGTGGCGACACGTCTCGGGTGACGTCCGGCGCACCTGGCGCTCGGCCGGCGCGCTCGTGGCGGAACCGCCCGTACGGGGCTGA
- a CDS encoding DUF6126 family protein: MSNFETKFPRSLWIRLIIYIALGHVLAAFLYLLFAVGGKG; the protein is encoded by the coding sequence ATGAGCAACTTCGAGACGAAGTTCCCCCGTTCCCTGTGGATCCGGCTGATCATCTACATCGCCCTCGGACACGTCCTGGCCGCCTTCCTCTACCTGCTGTTCGCGGTGGGCGGCAAGGGCTGA
- a CDS encoding ATP-binding protein yields the protein MSHLRAPAARADRREGGRHGRPVARPAPAPPETHIRPQLMRLAVLPPLAVALGAGAAVLFSVRSAGTHTGPLLWAMVAGAAGVTVAGILIAAVAADRAARSIADRVDALRRTAARVEADLHALVDALRQGEAPPQRGRRRGPPPDADDFELLAADLARAYDGAVTAVVRAAQLSSQTGSEQKLEVFVNLARRLQSLVHREISILDDLENDIEDPGLLKGLFHVDHLATRIRRHAENLAVLGGAVSRRQWSNPVSMTEVLRSAIAEVEQYSRVRLVPPVDGELRGHAVADVIHLLAELIENATVFSAPHTQVLLRAGLVTSGLAVEVEDRGLGMPVTEQNRMNALLADPDQVNVASLLADGRIGLYVVSQLARRHGIQVRLQTNIYGGVQAVLVVPQALLGQARAVPDADTDAGAGPDEGSGPVPAPVSVPGSGSGERAGVNVGAGLGTEVVAAVPQPRVPSSTSASSSRGANPGTDGQGAGERAGNGSAPATGTETEGGGTGTGDIGTGGTAAEDGTGAGAGQAPGTGRRRHAQRGSGRRDAGNGTRERQGAGAPPPLPVRGARGTRPNPADAVPGVSAEDRPVVESHTGLPPTPRVSTSRVDMVRDTRDTMDKPALPRRRAQEHIAPQLRGGPVPRQDAGTVAGHDPGLMAAFQRGFGLAEAQRHLESGYGEPGQEEPEYGGTTGEGRTYGAYGEEAYANTPYGHMRSPHMDAPHMGAHHTASAHMAPEHTASAHTGSAHMAPEHMASPHTASAHTASAHTDTPDMGSEHMGPDHTTPEQPPAPAAIPQARTHAAPLPDGARGTGRADGSAPAG from the coding sequence ATGTCTCACCTCCGAGCGCCGGCCGCCCGCGCCGACCGTCGCGAGGGCGGCCGGCACGGGCGGCCGGTCGCCCGACCCGCTCCCGCACCGCCCGAGACGCACATACGGCCCCAGTTGATGCGGCTCGCCGTCCTGCCGCCCCTCGCGGTCGCGCTCGGCGCCGGCGCCGCGGTGCTGTTCAGCGTCCGCTCCGCCGGGACGCACACCGGCCCCCTGCTGTGGGCCATGGTCGCCGGAGCGGCGGGCGTGACCGTCGCCGGCATCCTGATCGCCGCCGTGGCCGCCGACCGCGCCGCCCGCTCGATCGCCGACCGCGTCGACGCGCTCCGGCGCACCGCCGCGCGCGTCGAGGCCGACCTGCACGCCCTGGTCGACGCGCTCCGGCAGGGCGAGGCCCCGCCCCAGCGCGGCCGGCGCCGCGGGCCACCTCCGGACGCCGACGACTTCGAGCTGCTCGCCGCCGACCTGGCCCGCGCGTACGACGGCGCCGTCACCGCCGTCGTCCGGGCCGCCCAGCTCTCCAGCCAGACGGGCAGCGAACAGAAACTGGAGGTCTTCGTCAACCTCGCGCGTCGGCTTCAGTCCCTCGTGCACCGGGAGATCTCGATCCTCGACGACCTGGAGAACGACATCGAGGACCCCGGGCTGCTCAAGGGCCTCTTCCACGTCGATCACCTGGCCACCCGGATCCGGCGGCACGCGGAGAACCTCGCCGTGCTCGGCGGTGCCGTCTCCCGCCGCCAGTGGAGCAACCCGGTCAGCATGACCGAGGTGCTGCGCTCCGCCATCGCCGAGGTCGAGCAGTACTCCCGGGTCAGGCTGGTGCCGCCCGTCGACGGCGAGCTGCGCGGCCACGCCGTCGCCGACGTCATCCACCTGCTCGCCGAACTCATCGAGAACGCCACGGTGTTCTCCGCCCCGCACACCCAGGTGCTGCTCCGCGCCGGCCTCGTCACCTCCGGGCTCGCCGTGGAGGTCGAGGACCGCGGGCTGGGCATGCCCGTCACCGAGCAGAACCGGATGAACGCCCTGCTCGCCGACCCCGACCAGGTCAACGTCGCCAGCCTGCTGGCCGACGGCCGCATCGGCCTCTACGTCGTCTCCCAGCTCGCCCGCCGGCACGGCATCCAGGTGCGGCTCCAGACCAACATCTACGGCGGTGTCCAGGCCGTGCTCGTCGTCCCCCAGGCGCTGTTGGGCCAGGCACGGGCGGTGCCGGACGCGGACACGGACGCCGGTGCGGGGCCGGATGAGGGTTCGGGACCGGTGCCGGCGCCGGTGTCGGTGCCGGGATCGGGATCGGGTGAGCGCGCGGGCGTGAACGTGGGCGCGGGTCTGGGCACCGAGGTCGTCGCCGCCGTGCCGCAGCCGCGCGTGCCGTCGTCCACGTCGGCGTCCTCGTCCCGGGGCGCGAACCCGGGCACGGACGGGCAGGGTGCCGGGGAACGCGCGGGAAACGGTTCCGCGCCGGCCACCGGCACGGAGACCGAGGGCGGAGGGACCGGAACCGGCGACATCGGGACCGGCGGCACAGCGGCCGAGGACGGGACCGGCGCCGGTGCCGGACAGGCGCCGGGCACCGGGCGGCGGCGGCACGCGCAGCGCGGCTCCGGGCGACGCGACGCCGGGAACGGTACGCGCGAACGCCAGGGAGCGGGCGCCCCGCCCCCGTTGCCGGTCCGCGGCGCCCGTGGAACACGGCCCAACCCCGCCGACGCCGTGCCCGGCGTCAGCGCCGAGGACCGGCCGGTGGTGGAGTCACACACGGGTCTGCCGCCCACCCCGCGCGTGTCCACCTCGCGCGTCGACATGGTGCGCGACACCCGCGACACCATGGACAAGCCCGCACTGCCCCGCAGGCGCGCCCAGGAACACATCGCGCCCCAACTGCGCGGCGGCCCGGTGCCCCGCCAGGACGCGGGCACCGTCGCCGGCCACGACCCCGGCCTGATGGCCGCCTTCCAGCGTGGCTTCGGACTCGCCGAGGCCCAGCGGCACCTGGAGTCCGGGTACGGGGAGCCGGGGCAGGAAGAGCCGGAGTACGGGGGGACGACGGGGGAGGGGAGGACGTACGGGGCCTACGGCGAAGAGGCGTACGCGAACACCCCCTACGGCCACATGCGTTCGCCCCACATGGACGCCCCGCACATGGGGGCTCACCACACAGCTTCCGCGCACATGGCTCCCGAGCACACAGCCTCCGCCCACACGGGCTCCGCGCACATGGCTCCCGAACACATGGCCTCGCCCCACACAGCCTCCGCCCACACAGCCTCCGCCCACACGGACACACCCGACATGGGCTCAGAGCACATGGGCCCGGACCACACCACCCCCGAGCAACCACCGGCCCCGGCCGCCATACCCCAGGCACGCACCCACGCGGCGCCCCTGCCGGACGGCGCCCGCGGTACCGGCCGAGCCGACGGGAGTGCCCCGGCCGGATGA
- a CDS encoding roadblock/LC7 domain-containing protein, whose translation MASDAPTIPASDLDWLLSGLVQRVPHTTSAVLLSSDGLVKSVHGLDADSADHMAALACGLYSLGRSAGVRFGDGGDVRQVVVELDTTLLFVTTAGSGTCLAVLAGREADAAVLGYEMAMLVKSVRPYLVTAPRQQTADPAATRP comes from the coding sequence ATGGCGAGCGATGCGCCGACCATCCCCGCATCCGACCTCGACTGGCTGCTGAGCGGCCTTGTGCAGCGCGTACCGCACACCACCAGCGCGGTGCTCCTCTCCTCCGACGGACTGGTGAAGTCCGTACACGGCCTGGACGCCGACAGCGCCGACCACATGGCGGCCCTGGCCTGCGGCCTGTACTCCCTCGGCCGCAGCGCGGGCGTCCGGTTCGGCGACGGCGGGGACGTGCGCCAGGTCGTGGTCGAACTCGACACCACCCTGCTCTTCGTCACCACCGCCGGCTCCGGCACCTGCCTCGCCGTGCTGGCCGGCCGCGAGGCCGACGCCGCCGTGCTCGGCTACGAGATGGCGATGCTGGTCAAGAGCGTGCGCCCCTACCTGGTGACCGCCCCCCGGCAGCAGACCGCGGACCCCGCGGCGACGAGGCCTTGA